ACTTGCTTAGAAGCCTTCAGTCCTAAAAACACACGCACTAGCATGTTCTTAAAGAAGCATCTTACCAGGGCTATAAATATTGGCAGTGGTTTTGGTGCTTTGTGCTTAGTCTCTCTCGTCATATGATGGCATTTCTTTCAGATCATGCTGTTCCTCCTAAGAAGCCTCCTCGGCCTGGAGCCCCGGGTCATGCAGGCAGCACAGCCTGCCTTAACACTGCAGACAGCTACAACGACGGAGTCAAGGTGCAGACaccctcaccacacacacacacacacacaaatacggTCCAGCCAAATCAGTCTGTCGCTCAGTGTCATGCAGAATAGTTGTTTTTGTTCAGGGAGTGACTGCTGTGTCTAGGCTCCATAAAAGCTTGTATGTTTGCTAGGCTTTGTTGCTGCTCACCACTGCAATTATGGCATGCACATAAAGTTATCCACTGCTTCTACTTTTAAAAACACAGTCATTTACATACAATTAAAAACACTATTCATTGAAATGGTCTCACTTTGGAAAATTCCctcaaaaatacaaacaaagaaaaaccacacacacgTGTTTATTCAACGTGagtatcctggtcagggttgcaggggGTCAGGAGGTGGGAATTGGAAGGACTAGGGGGCAGTTTAACATGCCTACCATcatatttttgggaggtgggaagaaaccagaagATAACCCAAAGGTTCTTGCtctttatattataataactttatATAATAGTAACTTTATAATGTATTATACTGCATTAGCATTATAACTTATTATATGggacatattatatatatatatatatatgtacaatatAGCATGTTATATTataacatgtttgtggaagtgtatcatggcacgaacaagggagatttctgaggacctcagaaaaagagttgttgaggCTCATcgggctggaaaaggttacaaatccATCTCTAATGAGTTtgaactccaccaatccacattcAGATAAACTGTGTacaaatgagaagcgttatgtttggagaaaggaaaacactgcattccagcataaaaacctcatcccatctgtgaaacatggtggtggcagtatcgtggtttgggcctgttttgctgcattgtGCCAAGACAGCTTATCATCATTGAAGGaataatgaattctgaattataccagcgattTGTAAAGGAAAacgtcaggacatctgtccatgaactgaacctcaagagaaagtgggtcatgcagcaagacaacgaccctaagcacataagtcgttctaccaaagaatggttaaagaagaataaagttttGTAATGGCTAAATCAAAGTCCCgaacttaatccaatagaaatgtggAAAGTCCTGAAGCGAGCAGtacatgtgaggaaacccaccaacatctcagagttgaagctgttcggtactgaggaatgggctaaaatacCTCCAAAcagatgtgcaggactgatcaacagttccCGAAAGGTTTAGTTGCATTTATTGCTGCAcaaaggggtcacaccagatactgaacgcaatggttcatatacttttgccactcacagatatgtaatattggattattttccttaataaataaatgaccaggtataatatttttgtcttatttgtttaatttggttctctttatctacttttaggactgtctgattatgttttgggtcatatttatgcagaaaaatagacaattctgaagggttcacaaacttttcaCCTGTAAATTTGCCAATTAGGACACAGGgtaagtctccagaagaactgtagctggttctgcaagatgctcggTAAAAATGACCAGCTAACGTCCTtctaaaactgcacaaattgtacctcAGACTACTCATTcatttatatactttaaatgaattgaatgtttatttatatacatactattcagttattactgtttactgcttttaataatatttttattgtgtaGAAACCtttcatttgatcatttttgaaggcatctttgctctaaaGCATTaagacttttacacagtactgtatatagagATGTTGAGAAGCAACAGCATTATGGACagtgtggaaaagttcaacAAGCTTAGTTTTCCCAAGACTCAACTGGATTCACTGACAGTTAGTGTTTGATATATTTAATGgcccctctctttttctttctctctcttgccgTATCTGTCTCTCCCATCAGCATATGAGGATAtgatgtatgtgtatgtatcaCCTGTATATTaatctctctgtgtttctctctctctctgtctctctctgtctctctctctctcggtctctctcactctctgcccCCTGCACTCATTCTGTGCCTCACTGTTTTGCACCTCTAGCCCTGGAGGGTAAGAACACTGAGTGgagactctctctcactctctctccttctcttactctctcactgtctctttctctctctctctctctctctctctctctctccctctctctcactcacacttgctctctctcacacactctctctctctcgctctctttctctgtctcactctctctctctcactctctcgctgtttcttcctctctttctctctctctgcacatgTCTCTGTCAACTTTCAGGATATAAGCACAcaattatttgatatattttttaaaatccacatTAACCCAAAAATGTCAAAGAAACCACAATGGCTCATTTCTAAAGTTGACAGAGGACGCATGTGTTTGTAGTACAGTATGTGCATTCTGGTGATAGTGGGTTAATTCTCTGGCTGGTCTGAGTGTTTCAGTTGCTTCTTATAACTTATTAATAATCATGGTGGTGTTTTATGGGCGCCATTATAATTTAATCAAACAATTGTAGTCCTTCATGAACGTGTTTCGAACCTGCCTGATGTGTAACTGCTACAAGACACGTTTAGGAACACGCCAGAGATTTACAAGCTTGTTTGAGCAGGAGGCGAGATCTGGGCTGGTATTAATaaaacatctcacacacacgcacacagtttACGACACTTCACCAGGTGTTCGACAAGGGAGTGCACTTTTGTGTTAATAGGGGTTATGAAAAACTTTTTTCTTGGGTGTAAAAAGTGTAAGTGATTTACCTCATGTTAGGAATGAGACGCTCTTGTGTTTACAATACCAGCCCAGATATCATTTCCTAGCACTCAGGCCTTATGGGATTTTAGGGTGTATATATAAGCCGGATTTACACTGTATGAATTTGGGGGGTGGCACATTGTTAAAGATTCTTTGGTCCTGAATTGAGATAGAAGGATTTAAAACGCATATAGCGAGTGCTCACCCAACGGCCGATCGAGTGCTATCACGACCAAAGCAGCAGATGACAGATTTCTTGGAAGTGTGAAAAACATTTGGATTAAAAATCAATATTGTGTGAGCGCTGCTACAACACTCTTCGAACACTTTCCTCTAGGAGGATGACTTAGGATTACCTGCAACCTATGTAGCAGCTACAAATACGGTACTGGTAAAGGAAACATTTCTGGACTCAAGAATATCCTCCTTACTTCAGTCTCAGTTTGAAAAATGTTTCCGTTCATGCATGTGACAGGATCGCTCTGATTGATGGCATAAGCAGAACACAGTCGTTTGCTTTAAACACAGATCTATCATCAGAGCATCTTCCTTGTACAATGTGACTTGGAGAACATGTTCTCGCACTGTCTGTTTATAGAATTCTCTGCAGatcatctcatacagtgtgtcAAGTAAAAATCTTAAAAGACAGCTGGAGTAGAACAGCGTAAAACCGGCTTTACTCATTCTTTCCCATTTAGATCTCGTACAGTGCTAATCTTCATGTCAGTGGTAATTAAACATCTAACTCTACTAAAGTAGTGAGCTGCGAAACACTGCCTCCTGTCGCTGAAAAGCTGAAATTACAGTGTATTACTTGTGTGTAAACTACTGTATTTACAGATAACACCAAATCAAATGATTGCCATTGGTAATAATGCTGTTTTGGCTGTATTTGCCTGTTGTGTCCTATAATAGTTATCCTTTGTCTTCATTCAGATCCAGCCTCAGGAGATAAGCCCTCCCCCTACAGCTAATCTGGACCGTTCGAATGACAAAGTCTATGAGAATGTGACGGCGTTGGTGAAGGCCGTGATCGAGATGTCGAGTAAAATTCAGCCTGCTCCTCCAGAGGAATATGTGCCGATGGTGAAGGTATGATGTGTGTGAAGTAACACTCGGTCCGCAGCGCAGCGCCACTCTCTCAACCCAGGATGCACTTTGTGATATGCTGGATTGAGAAACTGTGAAATAAGCATTAAAAATTCATCAAAAGTAATGAAAGGCACCGCCTGTAACAGAATGTCACCCGCGCATATTCTGATTATTATCTCTACTACTGTAATTACTGGCGCATTTATTCAAGCAAACAGAAACCAGTACGCTAAAGAGAAATTTCTCATCAGAGCgggacatctctctctctctctctctctctctctctctctctgagagcGGGATTTGAGCAAGCTTTGTTTGACCGGTGAGCAGTACATGAGCGGGGCGGTCACTCGGGTCGTGAGCGATTGAGCGGAATATCGAGCAGAGTGCCGCACTGCTCCGCTCCGCTCCCATGCTCTGGCCGTACAGGGTttttcagaggttttttttggggggtaaatgtttgattttgcttcagcttttttttttcttcaaaaaattcTGAGGCAATtgatggcttttttttgttttgtttttttggcagaaaactactcgaatcggCAAAATTGCAACTGCGAAATTGtcttgcacggtctttcacagtgatctttgtaggtaaatgagaccttttagctgtactcgtgttcaacACGTGAattcgaagagggcttcggctgaatgctcagcgtgatgatgtcacatgtcacgtcttggcccaaatctgccaataatctgtggtaattttgaaaaaacgCAAGCGCcactgaatattgcagagttttcattttgctattgcaaaatcctggaggggctGAACAttgcatttaatatatatatatatatatatatatatatatatatatatatatatatatatataacatctaTATTGACAGCAAAAAAGGGCTTCAGTATTTATTACACTTGTTGCTGTTTACTGTATTTTAAGTTCATTTTAACGGCACTTTAGCTCATTTTTCACTTCAATCACTTcagttattttttattgttgcagGCATTTAGTCTCTTAATTgcatttgtatttacatttacatgtattcctttagcagacgcttttaaaagcgacttacaaatgaggaaatacaagcaaagcgataaaTCAAGTGGAGaccaatacaagtagtgctactatacaagacttataattgagttctagaaaagcaaagtgcactgATTAGAGGTGTAGGATCCAGAgtaaggtgtttttatttaattttattattattattattttttatataaggGTTAGTTATGTGCTcttggaagaggtgggtctttagctgttttttgaaggtagtgacagattctgcggtctggattgaggttggaagttcattccaccactgatggacagttagtgtgaaggttctggaaagggatcttgagccacgctgagcaGGCAATAATAAGCGTCGGTCATTAATCgttcgcagattgcgtgaggggacataagccttcaggagagtgttgagatTAGgcgggtgctgttccagacaacatcttgtacatgagcatcaaggccttgaatttgatgcggacagctacaggaagctaGTGGAGGGATATGAAGAGGGGTGTGGAATGGGTTCTTTTGTGCTGGGTGAAGACGAGCCCAAGAGAATTGATTGCCAGGGTATTAGTTTCTCTAATAGTACAGAGAATGAAAAAGTCATGATGTGAAAGAAGTGACtcagtttttcttttccttctggAATCTGTGAATGGAAGTGTTGAAATGTCAGGGGGAATTATGAACAATTATGAAAATTACGCAAAATACACTTTTGTACATAATTGTTTTGTGGTTCATGCCACACTTCATGACCTTTCATGAAAATGATCGTGCTGAACTGTTTTTCAGGATGTAGGTTTAGCGCTGAGGAATCTCCTAGCCACAGTGGATGAGACGATTCCCTTGCTGCCGGCTCACACACACCGAGAGGTACAGCATATCGATTTATAGTTTGATTACACAGACACAATATGGCTCTGATTCACACAGgatgtacgtgtgtatgtattttataATGAGTACGCAAATATCGATTGTCATGTTACAGCTTATAATCTAGCACAAACAGTATCATCTGAGTAAATGCCGGTTTTACGCCTTTAGGTCGAGATGGCTCAGAAGCTGCTGAACTCTGACCTGGCGGAGCTGATCAATAAGATGAAGCTTGCGCAACAGTACGTGATGACGAGCCTGCAGCAGGACTACAAGAAGCAGATGTTGACGGCTGCCCACGCGCTCGCCGTTGATGCCAAGAACCTGCTGGACGTCATCGACCAGGCTAGGCTGAAGATGTTGGGCCAGGCAAGGCCACACTAGAGACATTTGAGCCTCACTACTCACCAGCACAGAACTACTAAACTAGCACACAGACAGGATGCTCCTAACACTCCACGTTCTCACTCCAGCCTGTCTGCCAGGAGCACAGCagggtttttatatatatatatatatatatatatatatatatatatatatatatatatatatatatatatatatataaaggagtGGCGCTTCTAATCAGGAGCTTTCATAGTGGGATCTGCATTGGGACTGCTGTATTATACTAACATACTAGGAGTAGATCTGGATTAATGACGAGCCACTGGAACGGAAACGCCGTGTCGTCGTATCGGTCTCTGGAGAACAGAAGACGTCCTCACACTGTATTTACCAGTTCTGTATCTCATTGGCGAGCCTCTGCTCCACAGCTACACTTAACAAAATGGAGAACCAGCTCGACAGGGCCTCTGTGAACATGCACCAGTGTTTGATAAACTGTAAAGATCTAATCCAGTGTGTTTTGTCTGGATGTGGAGCAAAGGCCTTATGTGCCTCTCCACAACTCTGAAGGAGAGGGTTGTATATTTTGGCCATGTGCCATCTAGgatttaaataaagttatgtctGAAACAAAAGTAACAATAGAGTGAATGCCTCTGCTTAATCTTATGGGTATAAAACGTCTTTGCTGAAACTTTTTTCCACCCCATGAAAGGCCCTGCTGTCAGTCAGAGTGACTCAGAGACATCGAATACATTCActaatggggggaaaaaattctcATAACCGAACACataccacaaaacacaatttgcCATATAATTCTCCCAGAGAATTgttaatgtttcttttttttttacaaaacgaTCTCTGCATCTGAATAAATACAGCCTTACAGCATCATAAATACTGATAGAGGTCTGTCTGGTCTGTGGTCATTTTATGGATTAGGTTCCTACTCAGTAACACTGCCGgtctttattttcttctctctctgctgtcGCATCATTAATGTAGAGTCAAT
This genomic window from Ictalurus punctatus breed USDA103 chromosome 1, Coco_2.0, whole genome shotgun sequence contains:
- the ptk2ab gene encoding focal adhesion kinase 1 isoform X10; the protein is MEMRRQVNVSWDSGGSDEAPPKPSRPGYPSPRSSEGFYPSPQHMGQHNHFQMGGYPGPHAMPPMPCGLYPPQASGMGLDLHDGWNHHRAAQDHAMWNPNMEDGGVLRAGMGQLLPPHLMEEQLMLQQQQMEEDQRWLEQEERLMKPDSRNSRGSIDREDCSLQGPTGNQHIYQPVGKADHAVPPKKPPRPGAPGHAGSTACLNTADSYNDGVKIQPQEISPPPTANLDRSNDKVYENVTALVKAVIEMSSKIQPAPPEEYVPMVKDVGLALRNLLATVDETIPLLPAHTHREVEMAQKLLNSDLAELINKMKLAQQYVMTSLQQDYKKQMLTAAHALAVDAKNLLDVIDQARLKMLGQARPH